The Agelaius phoeniceus isolate bAgePho1 chromosome 19, bAgePho1.hap1, whole genome shotgun sequence genome includes the window aaagtagaattttggggtttttagaacaGGGGTTCAgaagccaagatggagggatttgggcgtgccttgtccttcttcttcttgtcctccatcttctggatgatggtggcacttttgcactggTTTAGactagagacagactgtctaacataggtgataggtattggaaaattattgtaaataaagtacaggtagttcttagtataaaaagccaacaccaccccaagggcagggactgtgccacaaccgGAGCTGTTGGGCAGATCtgagcaggtcagagaaagaatgaaacagataagagaaaacaaacaaccttgaaaagcagaaccaaGGAATCTCGACTTTTTCTTTGGTCacaggctgggaaaaagagactttctgacaCCTTGGGCTCATCTTGGCCACAAAACCCCCGAGAATGggagatgaagaagaagaagaaatgagTCGCTGATGGCAGCAGTggcccagggagcagcacacagccctgtggggctgggagtgAGGTTGCACTAGGCCAGgatgctggctgtgcctcagtttctctgTCCTGCTTGTCTGGTAGCTCCATGGTGCAGgaggctctgtgttctccagggctgccagccctgtcaCACGCCTGTCACCACCGTGGctggctcctgcctgggcacagAATTCTGGCTCTGGTTCTGGGGAGAAGTCAGAGATGCCACAAGCCCCCTCGGACAGttcattttccctctctgccctgctgctccaccCTGTGACCTTGCTGCATTTCTGGGAGCAGATCTggcccttcctttcccttttccacaGCACCCAAGGCtgatggcagagctgtggggctcTTTCAGAAAGAGCAGcgtttttttaaaaacaatgtcCCCTGCAATGATCCCTTCAGTGGCACCTCCTTAAAACCAGCGCTTGCCACCAGGACAGATTTCCTTTCCCACCACCGCCTCAGGCTGGGGTCTCCAAATCCCAGCCAGACCCTGGACATTTCTCCAGAAGAAAATCAagctgcagcaaagcagggGAAAGCTAACAGAGAGCAGATTTCCCCTTTGCAGTTTGCTTTAAGGTGTTTGTGATCACATCCATTGGCAGCTCATCCCAAACCACGAAAGCAGGAAGGTGCTCTCACACCACATTATTGTCAGTGGTGATTCCCTTTGTCTTCACATCTTCAGGATGCATGAGAAacctttcctgctcctcagcTTGCTTATTCCTCAGCCTGAACGTCCCAAATTCTTGGAGTTTCCCCCAGACAGAAGCCCTCAGCAAAGGTTTGACTTCTCTGGGAGCACATCTTTGCTCAGCCCCTGCGTAAGGGGGCTGCAATTGCTTTAGGAAGGTCCATTCCTTGCTCTCTCATTTGTAACATAACAGCCTGGGGTTTGGTTATTATTGCTGTTTTTAGCTGCTGTTGGCTTTCCATTGTTGCTTTTTTGATAGATGGGTTCAATTTTGCTGGCAGATTGCTCAGGTTTGCAaagcagatgctgctgctgctgctgcaggatggtggcAGCGAGGCGGGCAGGGAGCGTTCGCCCCACACACGGGGTCAGAGCCAAGGGGGCAGCGTGtggggggctgcagctgccaggggagctgctggtggcaggggGGTGACcctcagaggggctccagccacCCCCCAGTCCCCCTGGGAAGGATGGGACCAtgggaggagcagctgtggaGAGGGAAACGGCTGAGCATGGATTTGTGTGTCACCACATGATGGGGTGGTAATCTGGTGTTTTGTGGATGCTCTTGAGAAGGCTGagctagaacagaggctgggcagagttacagaataaagcaggggtTTATTAAAAGGGtctcctcaatggatccaccttgggcagcacaagatgaaccaaaatggccccaaaatgcacggctgGGCACAgggtctctcccttggatcagttctgctccatttgcaccttgcagttcattgtcccattccagctttagcccatccagtcccatccttgtttttctctctccagcccacggggtttgtgctcttgggctgagatttggatcatttgtccttggtgcccagctggagcaggaattgtttatTTCCCTattctgtgcacagagctcagcatcccctgatgtgaagctcaaaattacacactaaagcagcacagaatatgaaaaatataaaagccaaaacctgaggcatcgCTGGGTCTGGGTGTGGTGTGGCAGTGATGTGTGTGAGGGATGGGATGTGGTGTGGCATGCAAGAGGGATGaggaggacaaggagaggagctgggagtcACCTGCTCCTGTGGCTCCTACACCTCACTTTGGGTAAGCAATCTCCACATTGCATTCCACTTTagcacaacacaggcacagcaggcgagataagaattgtgttttccttcttcctttcctttcctttcctttcctttcctttcctttcctttcctttcctttcctttcctttcctttcctttcctttcctttcctttcctttcctttcctttcctttcctttcctttcctttcctttcctttcctttcctttcctttcctttcctttcctttcctttcctttcctttcctttcctttcctttcctttcctttccttcccttcccttcccttcccttcccttcccttcccttcccttcccttcccttcccttcccttcccttcccttccctttctcctttctcctttctcctttctcctttctcctttctcctttctcctttctcctttctcctttctcctttctccttcccttcctccaagagataagaattgtgtttcCCTTCTTCTCCACTCATCTCACAGCtcctctctgttcagagggcaCGTGGGCACCACACATTTTGGCCCTGACGTGTCCCTCGTTGcccctctgcagggagctgatGCCCAGGACACTGGAGGGGCAGATCACCATGGAGAAGACCCCCAGCTACTTTGTCACCAAGGAGGCCCCAGCCCGCATCTCCTCCATGAGCAAGGGCACCAAGCTGATCGTGGTGGTGCGGGACCCCGTGACCAGAGCCATCTCGGACTACACCCAGACCCTCTCCAAGAAGCCTGACATCCCCACCTTTGAGAGCCTGACCTTCAAAAACAGGACTACAGGCCTCATAGACACCTCGTGGAGCGCCATCCAGATTGGCATCTACGCCAAGCACCTGGAGAACTGGCTGCTGCACTTCCCCATCGGGCAGATCCTCTTTGTCAGCGGGGAGAGGCTGATCAGGGACCCCgcgggggagctgggcagggtccAGGACTTTCTGGGCCTCAAGAGGATCATCACGGACAAACACTTCTACTTCAACAAAACCAAGGGCTTCCCGTGCCTGAAGAAGGCGGAGGGCAGCAGCAAACCCCACTGCCTGGGCAAGACAAAAGGCAGGACCCACCCTGACATCGACCAGGAGGTGgtgcagaggctgagggacTTCTACAGGCCCTTCAACATGAAGTTCTACCAGATGACAGGGCAGGACTTCGGCTGGGACTGAGgctgaaagaaataatttaagaaaaggaaaatataatataatatatatctattttttttacGTATCAGTAGAGAGGCGGGGGGGAGGAAAATAcggggaaaaataataataatagctgTGCTGAAACacactttggtttttttcttttttttttttttacactgcttTGTATCCTTTCTTCTCTCAGAGAAGAGGTGCTGTGTACACCCAGaaaaggaaaggctgtggagAAACAGCCTGGTCCTACTGACATGAGCAGCTTCCCTCAATGGGCCCAGGGTTTAGCACAGCCTCTGTAAAAAAACACAGGTGCAAAGTTTCCAGCAGTGACAGGGGTGCTTGGGGTAGCTCAGAGTCTTCCTGAAAGTTCAGCCAGGTTTTGGCTTGCAAGGGCCATTTTGGCCAGACCTCACCACTTTTGACAATAAAACAAAGGTGGCTTAATACCTAATTTGGCTTTCCAAATGTTActttaggggatttttttattgCATGAAACATTTGGTGAATTTCGCTTCCACTTatccaattttttttgttttacttttacCCCCCTTAAATCAAGCTCTTTTCATCAGCCAAGCTTATTTTTCCTCTTAAGGAAGCCAAAACCAATaatcctttgttttgttttgagagaaaataattttggtaGCCAAAAGTGAAAGAACACAAATGATTCTTTTGACTCTCTAATGAAAATTGCCAGGTAGTCAAAGGCCTCATTCACAGGAGCTGGCTCTAACCCAGGGCTCCCTATTGCATCCCTTTTGCTACTCTGACAGCAAAATGGGTTtctaagggtttttttttttttccctaagggGGGGCCCAtctgaagggattttggggatgggAAGGAGGTTCCACGCTGAGATGATGCTCATGGCACACCCTGAAGGTGTTGGGGGCACCAACCATCCCACCAGTGACATGGTTTAAGCCATAATGAGGAATGTTTTAAGTTGGGCCAGTCTTAAGTAGACTGGAGGAAGGGTTGGTTGGGAAAAGGTGAGCAATAATCATGTCCAGAAAGAGGAATTAGAAAACAATTGTTCTTTCCTGAAGGAGAACTGAGGGGAGACCTTGAAGGTTGTGAAGGGCGCCAGGCAAAGCCTTTACCACGTTTTTTTAGCTGGTGGAAATGattcagtgacagaaatctgTTAATGAAGCAGAGTCTTTTATTACCATGGGCTCATTTATCTGCTGGCTCTTGATCTTCAGCATTTCTGAGCTCTGGGAGTACCCAGTTACACCTTGGTGCATAAAACACATGGAAGGGCTCCCTGTCCTGAGCCTGGCTCTGAAGGGGTAAAACCTGAGGGGGTAAAACAAACTGTGTGGGAATTCCTGTGGGAATTCCTAACCAGGAATGTGGTTAGGAAGGAGCCTGGGGATGAAGTTCGCTGGCTGCCTGCacaccagaaaaaaatattaacaaaatcCCAGCAGAGCAATTTCAGAGTCCAGAGAGAATTGGATCAGAAGTTACGATTTCACCTGAGAGGGAGGCAGTTCCACCTTGGAAAGTCAGGAAAAGGGTTTGGGGACCCTGTCAGCCTCATGGCACTGAGTTCCTCTGCATGTgctgagccacagctgctcctggctgccctgaAGCACCTTCCTGCTCAGCCCTACACATCTCCTGTTCCCAAAAATGTGAGTCCTGGAACCTTCTCATGCCCTGAAGCACCTTCCTGCTCAGCCCTACGCATCTGTTCCCAAAAATGTGAGTCCTGGAACCTTCTCATGCCCTGAAGCACCTTCCTGCTCAGCCCTACACATCTCCTGTTCCCAAAAATGTGAGTCCTGGAACCTTCTCATGCCCTGAAGCACCTTCCTGCTCAGCTTTACGCATCTGTTCCCAAAAATGTGAGTCCTAGAGCCTTCTCATGCCCTGAAGACACAAACCCAGAGGGTTTTGCCTGCCAGGCCCCTTTCCCAAGGGGATGAAAACAGCTTCATTGAGCTCCTGAGGCCCCAGGAGCTTCTCccgcagcagggctgagcctgagCCCAGGCTCCCATGCCCCAGCTGGTTCAGAAgtggtgctgggctggtggcaccaaagccaggctgtgctcagccctctgCCCTGGTGTGGCACACTCAGTGCCATCTGCACCCCCTCCACTGCTGCTTTCACCTCTTCCCCCATTTATGTCCCTTTTTAAGGCCTTTTTTTGGCAATGTGCCATGCCACATCTGCACAAACACAACACCTTACAGCAGAAGGGAGGATGAGGCACCACACAGACCCCCAACATCCCTTCTCTTGCCTGCCTCCCTTCAGCCCCTCAAAATTCAGGCAAGACATGACCTGAGAAGATCAGAGATGGTCACAGAGATGGGACCATGGTCCCTCCCAGCATCAGAAGCTGGGAGAACCTTGGGCTCTTGGTAATGGTGTCACATTATTCCTTCCCACAGGAGGTGAGGGGAGCAGCCTGCCCGTGCTGGTCAGAATGGGCATGAGCTGTAGGCAAAAGGATGGTGGGGAATTATTGGGATAAATATTCCAAGAGCAAGGTTTTGGGGCAGGAATAGGGGATGGACAGGCCCCCATGCTGTGCTCTTTATTCACATGGAAAAACCAAGGTGGTAGCAAGGATGAGGCATCAGTCACTCACAGGCATAACCAAACAGTGCCAGAACCAGTGAGGCACAGAATCTGAGGTCTTCCAGGTGAAAAGAAGATTTTAGCCAAAGAAATGCCATTTCTTTGGTATTTCAAGGAGAATGAAGGCTGGGATAACACAGAAATGGCTTTGACAAATTATTGTGGTTTAAGCCCAGCTGGGATCTCAGCCCCACTCACTCCACAGGTGAGACAGGGGGGAGAATTGGAAAAGTAAATCTAAGGAAAcctgtgggttgagataaagacaattTAATAAGTAAAGCAAATGCTACACACACCAGCAAAGCAAACCAAGAAATTAATTCCAGGCTTCCCATGGGTGCTCAGATGCTCATGCCCAGGACAGCAGAGCTCCCTCTCATTTGGAATGGTGACTTgagaagacaaacaccatcactccaaacattccctgctccttttttccccccacttttaTATCCTGACCATGATGtcacatggtctggaatatGCCTTGTAGCCATcagggtcagctgtcctggctgtgtcccctcccagctccttgtgcatcCCCATTTTCCTcactggaggagcaggaggagccttGATGCTCTGTAagagctgctcagccccagtGAAAACAGCCCTGGGTTATCAGTGCTGTTCCCAGCACAAACCCAAACCGCAGTCCTGTGAATAAAATGAAccctaccccagccaaaaccagcagaaaaatACGAACATCACTTAGGAGTGTGatgctttaaaaaatcaatataGTGATATTGCTGTTTTCTCCCACACAGTCACATTTGCGCTGCCATAAAGCAGCTTTATAGGGCCACagcctggtctccccatattgcACAAGCTGCAGCACTACCAAGCATTTTTTACAGCTGAATATCTGCACCTGCCACCAAATCCCTGCCATTAAATCAGCAGAGCCTTGATCTGTACACAAGCCCATCAAATGTGCCTTTAAAAACTCTTCCCAGCACATCAAGCTCAGCCACTTAGGAATACTCTCCCCTAAATGCTTCAGTGTTTT containing:
- the LOC129128141 gene encoding heparan sulfate glucosamine 3-O-sulfotransferase 3A1-like: MAVSAAAAAEPLPRSIFKKFLVMLCSLLMSLYVFYCLADRCQTLPGPIIAAGAASEEDEGGGGEFLGGSAELPPWQAAAARRKRLLQRLKQRRRRQEAAPGAEEPAGGGGSRAGGSGGGAGTAGTLALLLGEGSKRLPQAIIIGVKKGGTRALLEFLRVHPDVRAVGAEPHFFDRNYERGLAWYRELMPRTLEGQITMEKTPSYFVTKEAPARISSMSKGTKLIVVVRDPVTRAISDYTQTLSKKPDIPTFESLTFKNRTTGLIDTSWSAIQIGIYAKHLENWLLHFPIGQILFVSGERLIRDPAGELGRVQDFLGLKRIITDKHFYFNKTKGFPCLKKAEGSSKPHCLGKTKGRTHPDIDQEVVQRLRDFYRPFNMKFYQMTGQDFGWD